Proteins encoded together in one Nostoc sp. PCC 7524 window:
- a CDS encoding ABC transporter ATP-binding protein has translation MKIGLQQYWNLLVDYLKPQKGRVVKFAIALLVSIALQILNPQILRYFIDTAVAGGDSQKLLLAALLFIVVALITQAMSITATFYGENVAWTATNNLRADLVEHCLTLDLSFHKYRTPGELVERIDGDVQNLSEFFSKFTIHILGNLLMVLGVIIVLFIEDWRAGVAILSFALIALSTLIKLRRISVFHWGGYRQFSAEFFGFLGEQLTGMEDIRANGAKNYVMHRFYTIIRNWLPIFHKARFADTILWVTTNGIFTLGSVVALIVGAYLWSQQTITIGTVYLLYYYTNILSEPIEQIRNQFEDLQQADASIYRITDLLQVQSQLRTSGEKSLPPGALSIAVENVSFGYNDRGAGTGDWGLGTGDLVLQDVSFNLPAGQVLGLLGRTGSGKTTLARLLLRLYDPQLGSIRLGGVPIDQTPLKELPRKVGLVTQDVQLFQTTVRNNLTFFNPDITSDRIYETIEMLGLSEWLHSLPNGLETNLGPDSSGLSAGQAQLLAFTRVFLKDPGLVILDEASSRLDPMTEKLIERAIDKLLMGRTAIIIAHRLATVERANQILILDKGKVSEYGEREELANNPNSRFTQLLKAGLTDLLV, from the coding sequence ATGAAAATCGGACTACAGCAATATTGGAACTTACTTGTAGACTATCTCAAGCCGCAAAAGGGTAGAGTAGTTAAATTTGCGATCGCACTCCTCGTTAGCATCGCCTTACAAATCCTCAACCCCCAAATTTTACGCTATTTCATTGATACAGCTGTTGCTGGTGGGGATAGCCAAAAATTACTACTAGCGGCCTTGTTATTTATAGTTGTAGCCTTAATCACCCAAGCAATGTCAATTACCGCCACATTCTACGGTGAAAACGTCGCCTGGACAGCTACTAATAATTTGCGTGCAGATTTAGTAGAGCATTGTTTAACACTAGATTTATCCTTCCACAAATACCGTACACCAGGCGAATTAGTCGAACGCATAGACGGCGATGTGCAGAATTTATCAGAATTTTTCTCAAAATTTACTATTCACATCTTGGGTAATTTGCTCATGGTGTTGGGTGTAATCATAGTGCTGTTTATAGAAGATTGGCGAGCCGGTGTAGCTATTTTATCGTTTGCTCTCATCGCCTTATCTACTCTGATTAAGTTGCGTCGCATTTCAGTTTTCCATTGGGGAGGTTATCGCCAATTTAGTGCTGAGTTTTTTGGCTTCTTAGGTGAACAGCTAACAGGGATGGAAGACATTCGTGCTAATGGTGCAAAAAACTATGTCATGCACCGCTTCTATACAATTATTCGTAACTGGCTACCCATCTTTCATAAAGCCCGCTTTGCCGATACAATTCTTTGGGTGACAACTAACGGTATATTTACGTTAGGCAGTGTCGTTGCTCTCATAGTTGGTGCTTACCTGTGGAGTCAACAGACAATTACCATCGGTACAGTTTACCTATTGTATTACTACACCAATATTCTCAGCGAACCGATTGAACAGATTCGCAACCAATTTGAAGACCTCCAGCAAGCAGATGCGAGTATTTACCGCATTACAGACTTATTGCAAGTTCAATCTCAATTGCGTACAAGCGGCGAAAAATCACTTCCTCCAGGTGCGCTGTCTATAGCTGTTGAGAATGTCTCTTTTGGGTACAATGACCGGGGAGCGGGGACTGGGGACTGGGGACTAGGGACTGGGGATTTGGTATTGCAAGATGTATCTTTTAATTTACCTGCGGGTCAGGTTTTGGGGTTACTGGGACGTACAGGAAGCGGTAAGACAACTTTAGCGCGATTACTCTTGAGATTGTATGACCCACAATTGGGTTCAATTCGGTTGGGGGGTGTACCTATCGACCAAACCCCACTCAAAGAATTACCGAGGAAAGTCGGGTTAGTAACTCAAGATGTGCAACTTTTTCAAACCACAGTTCGCAATAACCTGACTTTTTTCAACCCTGATATTACTAGCGATCGCATCTATGAAACAATAGAAATGTTGGGCTTGTCAGAATGGTTGCACTCTTTACCCAATGGCTTAGAAACCAACTTAGGCCCAGATAGTAGCGGTTTGTCAGCAGGACAAGCGCAGCTATTAGCCTTTACCCGCGTATTTCTCAAAGACCCCGGTTTAGTCATTCTAGATGAAGCCTCTTCACGCCTCGATCCGATGACAGAAAAACTCATTGAAAGAGCTATAGATAAATTATTGATGGGACGAACCGCGATTATTATCGCCCATCGTTTAGCCACCGTAGAAAGAGCCAATCAAATCTTAATTTTAGACAAAGGTAAAGTAAGTGAATACGGTGAACGCGAAGAACTAGCAAACAATCCTAATTCACGTTTTACCCAATTATTAAAAGCCGGTTTAACAGATTTATTAGTTTAA